A region from the Aegilops tauschii subsp. strangulata cultivar AL8/78 chromosome 5, Aet v6.0, whole genome shotgun sequence genome encodes:
- the LOC109767822 gene encoding deoxyuridine 5'-triphosphate nucleotidohydrolase, whose product MAGMLGIGATRSRLLPSPLPLFTRSAPLHLAPHPHLSRRLLLLPSRTLAAAATTMAATNGTAAADPVQEQPKAAAAPSPAPMLLKVKRLSANAVLPSRGSALAAGYDISSAVEAVVPARGKALVATDLSVAVPQGTYARIAPRSGLAWKHSIDVGAGVVDADYRGPVGVILFNHSDADFAVRPGDRVAQLVIERIATPDVAEVDDLDATVRGEGGFGSTGV is encoded by the exons atggcggGAATGCTCGGCATTGGCGCCACCCGTTcccgcctcctcccctccccgCTACCCCTATTTACCAGGAGCGCTCCCCTCCACCTCGCACCCCACCCCCACCTCTCCCgccgcctcctgctcctcccgtcAAGAACCCTCGCAGCCGCAGCGACGACGATGGCCGCCACCAACGGCACCGCCGCCGCGGACCCCGTCCAGGAGCAGCccaaggcggcggcggccccCTCGCCGGCGCCGATGCTGCTCAAGGTGAAGCGCCTGTCGGCCAACGCCGTTCTGCCGTCGCGCGGCTCCGCGCTGGCGGCCGGCTACGACATCTCCAGCGCGGTGGAGGCCGTCGTGCCGGCGCGCGGCAAGGCGCTGGTCGCCACCGACCTCAGCGTCGCCGTCCCGCAGGGCACCTACGCGCGCATCG CGCCGCGGTCGGGGCTGGCGTGGAAGCACTCGATCGACGTGGGCGCGGGCGTGGTGGACGCCGACTACCGGGGCCCCGTCGGGGTCATCCTCTTCAACCACTCGGACGCCGACTTCGCCGTGAGGCCCGGGGACCGCGTCGCGCAGCTGGTCATCGAGAGGATCGCCACGCCGGACGTCGCCGAGGTGGACGACCTCGACGCCACCGTCAGGGGCGAGGGCGGCTTCGGGTCCACCGGCGTCTGA